In one window of Nakamurella sp. PAMC28650 DNA:
- a CDS encoding 3-isopropylmalate dehydrogenase encodes MKLAVIPGDGIGPEVVAEGLKVLTGVVPSVETTTYDLGAARWHRTGELLPDSVLRELREHDAILLGAVGDPTVPSGILERGLLLRIRFELDHHVNLRPARLYPGVVGPLAGDQAIDLLVLREGTEGPYAGNGGLLRKDTPHEIATEVSLNTYFGVERVVRDAFRRAARRPRKHLTLVHKTNVLVHAGQLWSRVVEEVSMEFPDVSVAYSHIDAAMIYLVTDPGRFDVIVTDNLFGDILTDLAAAVCGGIGLAASANLDVSGANPSMFEPVHGSAPDIAGAGTADPTATVLSVALLLDHLGLPDAARRVEAAVAFDLATRQPGSAGKTTAVGDRLAALASS; translated from the coding sequence ATGAAGCTCGCGGTCATTCCAGGTGACGGCATCGGTCCCGAGGTCGTCGCCGAGGGACTCAAGGTCCTGACGGGTGTCGTGCCGTCGGTCGAGACCACCACCTACGACCTCGGTGCCGCACGCTGGCACCGCACCGGTGAACTGCTCCCGGATTCGGTACTGCGCGAGCTGCGCGAGCACGATGCGATCCTGCTGGGCGCCGTCGGCGACCCGACCGTGCCGTCGGGAATCCTCGAGCGCGGGCTGCTGCTGCGCATCCGGTTCGAGCTCGACCACCACGTGAACCTCCGCCCCGCCCGCCTGTATCCGGGAGTCGTCGGCCCGCTGGCCGGTGACCAGGCCATCGACCTCCTGGTGCTGCGCGAGGGAACCGAGGGTCCGTACGCGGGGAACGGCGGACTGCTCCGCAAGGACACCCCGCACGAGATCGCCACCGAGGTCTCCCTGAACACCTACTTCGGCGTCGAACGGGTGGTGCGCGACGCGTTCCGACGGGCCGCACGCCGCCCGCGCAAGCACCTGACACTGGTGCACAAGACGAACGTGCTGGTCCACGCCGGCCAGCTGTGGAGCCGCGTCGTCGAAGAGGTGTCGATGGAGTTCCCGGACGTCAGCGTGGCCTACTCGCACATCGACGCCGCGATGATCTACCTGGTCACCGATCCCGGCCGATTCGACGTCATCGTCACCGACAACCTGTTCGGCGACATCCTCACCGATCTGGCCGCCGCGGTCTGCGGCGGTATCGGGCTCGCCGCCTCGGCCAATCTGGACGTCTCCGGCGCGAACCCCAGCATGTTCGAACCGGTGCACGGGAGTGCGCCGGACATCGCCGGCGCCGGCACCGCAGACCCGACTGCGACCGTGCTGTCCGTCGCGCTGCTGCTCGATCATCTCGGCCTGCCGGATGCGGCCCGCCGGGTCGAGGCCGCCGTGGCCTTCGACCTGGCCACCCGGCAGCCCGGCTCGGCGGGCAAGACCACCGCGGTCGGCGACCGACTGGCGGCGCTGGCGTCCAGCTGA
- the cimA gene encoding citramalate synthase, with product MSTTAPATPRSGLPASSLQLSPLGDAFHVFDTTLRDGAQREGITYSVADKIAVATLLDELGVGFIEGGWPGAMPKDTEFFARAAAGELALTSAQLVAFGSTRKAGVRAGDDLQVRALLDSQAPIITLVAKSDVRHVERALRTTLEENLAMVGDTVAYLVGEGRRVFLDCEHFFDGYAHDHDYGIRVAEAAVEAGADVIVMCDTNGGMMPVGLHGVVAEVRDRTGFRLGIHCQDDTGCAVANTIAAVQAGVTHVQCTANGYGERAGNADLFAVLGNLVVKMDLPVLPDGRLSEMVRVSHALAELANIAPDSHQAYVGSSAFAHKAGLHASAIKVDPELYNHLNPEVVGNDMHILITEMAGRASVELKAKEFGIDLAGQPEVVSKVVDTIKAREAAGWSFEAADASFELLLRDEMAAANGEQLAAPFQLESYRVIVENTANTPGAGRSVQSEATVKVHVGGRRVVATAEGNGPVNALDSALRSALAEHLPALAGVELVDYKVRILADHAGTDSVTRVLLASTSTMAAGSPEWTTVGVHTNVVEASWQALVDSLVFALRPSSA from the coding sequence ATGAGTACTACCGCACCCGCAACGCCGCGGTCGGGCCTGCCGGCGTCATCGCTGCAGCTCTCGCCGCTGGGTGATGCGTTCCATGTCTTCGACACCACGCTGCGCGACGGCGCCCAACGCGAGGGCATCACCTACTCCGTGGCCGACAAGATCGCCGTGGCGACACTGCTGGACGAGCTCGGCGTCGGCTTCATCGAGGGCGGATGGCCCGGTGCCATGCCCAAGGACACCGAGTTCTTCGCCAGAGCTGCTGCCGGAGAACTCGCCCTGACGTCGGCGCAACTGGTCGCCTTCGGGTCGACCCGCAAGGCCGGCGTGCGGGCCGGCGACGACCTGCAGGTGCGTGCTCTCCTGGACTCCCAGGCACCGATCATCACCCTGGTGGCCAAGTCCGACGTCCGGCACGTGGAACGCGCGCTGCGCACCACCCTCGAGGAGAACCTGGCGATGGTCGGCGACACCGTCGCCTACCTGGTCGGCGAGGGACGGCGGGTCTTCCTGGACTGCGAGCACTTCTTCGACGGCTACGCGCATGATCACGACTACGGCATCCGGGTGGCCGAGGCCGCCGTGGAGGCCGGGGCGGATGTCATCGTCATGTGCGACACCAACGGCGGCATGATGCCGGTCGGCCTCCACGGGGTCGTCGCGGAGGTCAGGGACCGCACCGGTTTCCGGCTCGGCATCCACTGCCAGGACGACACCGGGTGTGCCGTGGCCAACACCATCGCCGCGGTCCAGGCCGGGGTCACCCACGTCCAGTGCACCGCCAACGGCTACGGGGAGCGGGCCGGTAACGCGGACCTGTTCGCCGTCCTGGGCAATCTCGTGGTGAAGATGGATCTGCCGGTGCTGCCCGACGGCCGCCTCAGCGAGATGGTGCGCGTCTCGCATGCGCTGGCCGAGCTCGCGAACATCGCCCCCGACTCGCACCAGGCCTACGTCGGGTCCTCCGCATTCGCGCACAAGGCCGGTCTGCACGCCTCGGCCATCAAGGTCGATCCGGAGCTGTACAACCACCTGAATCCCGAGGTGGTCGGCAACGACATGCACATCCTGATCACCGAGATGGCCGGGCGGGCCTCGGTCGAGCTCAAGGCCAAGGAGTTCGGCATCGATCTCGCCGGACAGCCCGAGGTCGTCTCGAAGGTCGTGGACACGATCAAGGCGCGGGAGGCCGCCGGTTGGAGCTTCGAAGCCGCTGACGCCTCCTTCGAGCTGCTGCTGCGCGACGAGATGGCCGCGGCCAACGGCGAGCAGTTGGCCGCGCCGTTCCAGTTGGAGTCCTACCGGGTGATCGTGGAGAACACGGCGAACACCCCGGGGGCCGGCCGTTCTGTCCAGTCGGAGGCAACCGTGAAGGTGCACGTCGGCGGACGGCGGGTGGTGGCCACGGCCGAGGGCAACGGCCCGGTGAACGCACTGGATTCCGCGCTGCGCAGCGCACTGGCCGAGCACCTGCCGGCGCTGGCAGGTGTCGAGCTGGTCGACTACAAGGTGCGGATCCTGGCCGACCACGCCGGTACCGACTCGGTGACCAGGGTGCTGCTTGCATCGACCTCGACGATGGCAGCCGGTTCGCCCGAGTGGACGACCGTGGGCGTTCACACCAACGTGGTCGAGGCGTCGTGGCAGGCGTTGGTCGACTCCCTGGTGTTCGCGCTCCGCCCGTCGTCCGCCTGA